A segment of the Gemmatimonas sp. UBA7669 genome:
CGGCGCCCGCGCGCGCGCTCGTCGGGCAGCACATACTCGCGCACGCGCATGGAAACGGGGTCGATGGTGCCGACTTTGTTGGTGCCAAACAGGTTGAACCAGGGGCGGCCGGCCTTGTCGAGCACGATGCCGTAGGGGCGTGCGCGTGGTGTGGATACGGTGGCCAGCTTCACCACGCCCGTGGCCTTGTCGAGGAAGCCCACCATGTTGCTGAACTGCAGCGTGAACCAGAGGTTGCCCTTCTGATCAAAGGCAATGGTGTGCGGATCCTTGGCGGCAGCTTCCGGCATGGGATAGCGCGTGATCTTGCCCGTCTTGCCATCGATGCGACCGATCATGCCATTGCGGTTGCCCGCATACCACGCGTCGCCCGTGGGGTCGACGGCCACGGTGTGCGGATGTGTGCCGGGGTCGATCTCGAAGCGCTCGAACTTCTTTGAGGCCGGATCGAAGCGCGCCACATAGTTGCCCTCCTGTCCCACAAACCAGATGCGGCCGTCGGGCGCCACACTCGGGTCACGCGGGCGATCGGCGGCGCCCCAGGGCACGTCCCATTCCGTGAGCGCCACCGTGTCGGCACCAGCGGCGGGGCGCGTCTGTGCGTGCGCAACGGAAGCAACGGAGCAGGCGAGCAGCCATGCGCCGAATGCGGCAGAACGCGATGCGAGAGGCAGGCGAAGCGCGCGGGTCATGCGAAACCTCCGGGGGTGGGATCGAGCGGCAACAGCACATCAAACGTGGTGCCGACGGGCCGGTCGAGCAACACGATACGACCACCGTGCGCAGTGGCGATGGCCTGGGCAATGGCGAGCCCTAGACCGGCGCCGGTCTGCACCGGCAGAGCTTCAGGCTCTGCCGGTGGCGCCGACGTGGGAGCGAGCGCGGCGCCATGCACAAAGCGCTCGAACACCCGATCGCGCAGCGCTGCGGGGATGCCAGGGCCGACGTCGCTGACTCGTACCCGCACCCCCCGCGTCAGATCCGGCGCGGCTGCGCTCACGGCGAGCTGCACAGTGCTGCTCTTTGGTGCGTGCTTGAGTGCGTTGTCGAGCAGGTTGAGCAGCAGGCGACGCAGCAGCGCGTCGTCACCCTGTACCACATCGTCGCTGCCGGGTGCCAGCGTAGCGTCAATGTCCGCCTGCAGGGTGAGGCCGCGTGCATCGGCGAGCGTGCGCAGACTGCGCAGCACACTGAGCACGAGCTCGGTGATTGCTACCGGGCGCCGTGTGATGAGGGTACCGCCGGCGTCGGTGCGGGCCAGCAGCAGCAGGTCGTCGACAATGCGTGAAAGGCGAAGCGACTCGGCCTGCACGATGCCCAGCGCCTCGCGATACTCGGCCTCTTCACGATGCGCGCGCCGCAGCGTGACCTCGGCCTCACCACGCACAATGGCGAGCGGTGTGCGCAATTCGTGCGAGGCATCGGCCATGAACTGCCGCTGCGCACGGAAGGCGCGATCGACGCGTTCGAGCAGGCCGTTGATGATGTGTGTCAGGCGCCCGAGTTCATCGTGCGGATTCACAACGGGCAGACGCTCGTCGAGGTTGGCGGCGGTGATAGTGGCCGTACGGGCGACGATGGCCTCGAGCGGTGCCAGACTGCGGCGCGCCAGCAGAAAGCCCGCCGCAATGGAGACGAGCAGCGCGAGCGGAATGGCCAGCAGCAGCGCGGTGCGCACCTGACGCAGCAGCGCGTGGTCTTCAGCCTCGGACAGCATGACGGCGACAAGCAGCGGTGGTTCATCCTCGCGATTGTCCGGTTCCGGCTCCACGCGCAGCAGCGCCACGCGATACATCGAGTCTCCCTGCGTCGCGCGGCGAATGGCCACGACGCTGTCGGGCAGGAGGCCGCGCGCGCGCTCGTCGCGCACGCTGTCCATGACGGCACGCAAGCCAGGCGGTACCTGCACCACCGGGGCGTCGCTGGTACGCGGCTGCCGTGCGGCCACGACTTCCATGCCGCTGATGGACGCCGTGTCATCGGCAGCATCCGCGGCATCGGCAGTGATGAAGATGTCGAGATCTCCAACGCGCATCTCGCGCAAGGCGGCGCGTTCGTAGGCGCCGGGCACTTCTTCCACGTCACCACGTGCGGCGGCCGCTCGGCGTTCGGCCACAATGGCGCCGGCCACGGCGCGCGCCGACTCACGCACCGTGGTGGCGGTGCGCTGCGAGACAGCGCGCGAGAGTGTAATCCATCCCGCCGCCGCAAAGAGCACCAGCAGACAGGCCAGCACGCTGGCATTCCACAGCGTGAGGCGCGTGAGAATGGATGCGCGCACGGGTGCTCAGGCCGGCGGTGTGGCGGAGAACACGTAGCCCAGACCGCGCCTGGTGTGGATGAGGGGTGTGAAGGGCGCGCGGTCGATCTTGGC
Coding sequences within it:
- a CDS encoding virginiamycin B lyase family protein, yielding MTRALRLPLASRSAAFGAWLLACSVASVAHAQTRPAAGADTVALTEWDVPWGAADRPRDPSVAPDGRIWFVGQEGNYVARFDPASKKFERFEIDPGTHPHTVAVDPTGDAWYAGNRNGMIGRIDGKTGKITRYPMPEAAAKDPHTIAFDQKGNLWFTLQFSNMVGFLDKATGVVKLATVSTPRARPYGIVLDKAGRPWFNLFGTNKVGTIDPVSMRVREYVLPDERARGRRIALTTDGGVWYVDYSRGFLGRLDPVSGAVREWAMPGGATSLPYAMTVDDNDRLWFVETGSQPNRLVGFDPRSNGFIGITELGPRMPNTVRHMVFDPKTRSIWFGSDRGTIGRAVVPKAGIKPIG
- a CDS encoding sensor histidine kinase, which gives rise to MRASILTRLTLWNASVLACLLVLFAAAGWITLSRAVSQRTATTVRESARAVAGAIVAERRAAAARGDVEEVPGAYERAALREMRVGDLDIFITADAADAADDTASISGMEVVAARQPRTSDAPVVQVPPGLRAVMDSVRDERARGLLPDSVVAIRRATQGDSMYRVALLRVEPEPDNREDEPPLLVAVMLSEAEDHALLRQVRTALLLAIPLALLVSIAAGFLLARRSLAPLEAIVARTATITAANLDERLPVVNPHDELGRLTHIINGLLERVDRAFRAQRQFMADASHELRTPLAIVRGEAEVTLRRAHREEAEYREALGIVQAESLRLSRIVDDLLLLARTDAGGTLITRRPVAITELVLSVLRSLRTLADARGLTLQADIDATLAPGSDDVVQGDDALLRRLLLNLLDNALKHAPKSSTVQLAVSAAAPDLTRGVRVRVSDVGPGIPAALRDRVFERFVHGAALAPTSAPPAEPEALPVQTGAGLGLAIAQAIATAHGGRIVLLDRPVGTTFDVLLPLDPTPGGFA